The nucleotide sequence GGCCGGAAAAAGGGAAAAGGGGAATCAAACTCTGCGAAAAGCGGCTTCTGAACATCGCCATCGCCCTGATGGGATTTGAATTGGAGTTCCATGCCGCAGCAGGCCTCGGAGGGGAAACCATTCTGGTAATTATTGGGGTAATTGCCTTTTCCATCACCGCCGGTATTTTATTCGGAGCACTCCTTCCTGTACCGAAACGTCTGGCTTTACTGTTAGGAATTGGGAACGGGGTCTGCGGTTCCGCGGCAATTGCGGCGGCCGCTCCGCTGATTGAAGCCAGGCAGGAGGAGATCGGAATATCCATTGGAATCGTGAATCTGCTGGGAGCCATTGCCATTTTTCTGCTGCCTTTCCTGGCACGGATTCTGAAGCTCGACACTGTTCAAAGCAGTCTTTTAATCGGCGGCACTGTTCAGGCTGTCGGTCAGACACTGGCAACAGGCTTACGGATGGGAGAAGAGATTGCCCGCCTTGCCGTAATAGTCAAGATGGGGCGGGTCCTGCTGCTCGGTGCTGTGCTGATAGCCTTGAGCTTGACCTTCCGCACAAGGAACTCCGGGGGTTTTCCAATTCCTCCCTTTATTGTTGCCTTTGTTATCTTCGCTTTGACTGTTAATGTTTTCCCTCTATCTCCGGGACTACTCTCTGTAATCGGGACCATCAAAACCGCGCTTCTTCTTTGCGCCATGGCAGCTATCGGTATGTCGATAGAATTCAGAAGTCTCGCCCGTCACGGTATTCTTGCTTTGAGTGCGGGTGCTGCAATTTTCAGTATGAATATCGCCCTGGTGTTGGGGGCAATGTAGAGCAGTAGCAGAACAGCTATACTTTAAACATTCGTTTATTCAACCGTAATACCCCCGTAATGGGCCCCTGCAGCATCCTCCTGTATCTTCAAGGCACGAAAACACCACAGGAGGTGCTGATTTATGAATTGTCGTCCTGGCCTTTTTTATCTGGCCGCCATATTCCTCTTTACCGTGACCCTGCAGGCGCAGGAATCATCAATGACGCTGGAGGACGCACTGCAGACGGCAAAGGAGAACAGCCTCGGCCTCTATACAGCAGAAAAGACCCTCGATACGGCGCGGCGTAACTATGCGAACCGCGGAAACGCCTCCTATCCATCCATCCAGGCAAGCGCGGGATTAAGCCGCAGTAACTCAAGCACGACAGCCAGCGGTCTTGTCCCAGTCAGTCCCGCAGGAAACGGCGTCTACGACCAGGTTATGCAGTACGAAAAAGAGACCTCGCCGGTCAGTCTTAGTGCCGGTCTTTCCGCCAGCCTGACCCTGAACCCCGCCATCGGCGATGGTATCAAGTATCTGCGCAAGGCCCTCGATTCAGCCGGTCTTGAACGGGAAGAGGCGGAAAAAGCCCTGGAACGGGACGTAAAGGTGAGTTTCTATAATCTGCTGTATACGGACGGCAGTATTCAGCTTACCCGGCAGAGTATGGAAATCCTGAAAGGGGAATACGAACTTGCTCTGACGGACTTCCGGAACGGCAGGATTTCCGAGCTGGAACTCTTGAACACCCAGGTAGCCTACAAGAACATGGAACCCACCCTCGCCCGTCAGCTGACCAGTTACCGGGAGCTGCGGAGTCAATTTTTTCTCCTTCTGGGGATCGAAGGGGACGATTCCATCCGTCTGGAGGGGACCATTGAGGTCCCCGCAGATCTGGATTCCCTGGCTCCGGCAGAGGCAGACCTGAACAGCCATTTCCAGGTGGCGGCTCTGGACAATACAATCGCGCAGACCGAGATAAGCAGAAAAAGCACCTTTCATGAGGGTTTTTATCCCTCCCTGAGCCTGACCGCAAGCCTCTC is from Marispirochaeta sp. and encodes:
- a CDS encoding TolC family protein; this encodes MNCRPGLFYLAAIFLFTVTLQAQESSMTLEDALQTAKENSLGLYTAEKTLDTARRNYANRGNASYPSIQASAGLSRSNSSTTASGLVPVSPAGNGVYDQVMQYEKETSPVSLSAGLSASLTLNPAIGDGIKYLRKALDSAGLEREEAEKALERDVKVSFYNLLYTDGSIQLTRQSMEILKGEYELALTDFRNGRISELELLNTQVAYKNMEPTLARQLTSYRELRSQFFLLLGIEGDDSIRLEGTIEVPADLDSLAPAEADLNSHFQVAALDNTIAQTEISRKSTFHEGFYPSLSLTASLSPVVSDPFSAETWDTGFTEPWTDNGSVSLSVSIPLDSWLPGSSVRTSLKEQENTLDTLRKQRIHTLQSVSEEVSLLYENLEDSLLNIESLELSVQVARRAWELTEEGYRKGSIEFLDLKEAENDLNSARQNLLAEKLSLLTTLFDIEYALNSSTDELLSPAK
- a CDS encoding putative sulfate exporter family transporter gives rise to the protein MNTEYLIGFILVAATVAAGLAASSMLPALGSVTAAILAGMLVGNLSPWPEKGKRGIKLCEKRLLNIAIALMGFELEFHAAAGLGGETILVIIGVIAFSITAGILFGALLPVPKRLALLLGIGNGVCGSAAIAAAAPLIEARQEEIGISIGIVNLLGAIAIFLLPFLARILKLDTVQSSLLIGGTVQAVGQTLATGLRMGEEIARLAVIVKMGRVLLLGAVLIALSLTFRTRNSGGFPIPPFIVAFVIFALTVNVFPLSPGLLSVIGTIKTALLLCAMAAIGMSIEFRSLARHGILALSAGAAIFSMNIALVLGAM